A window of Selenomonas ruminantium subsp. lactilytica TAM6421 contains these coding sequences:
- a CDS encoding type II toxin-antitoxin system RelB/DinJ family antitoxin produces the protein MATMTKSLNLRVDAELKAQAEHIFSELGLPTSTAINMFLKSVVRHGGIPFSLRLDESPNKETIRAMEEVNTDTDLVGPFHSVEELMEELNA, from the coding sequence ATGGCTACTATGACTAAAAGTCTCAATCTGCGCGTAGATGCAGAACTCAAAGCCCAAGCAGAGCATATCTTTTCCGAGCTGGGCCTTCCTACATCTACAGCAATCAACATGTTCTTGAAATCCGTAGTCCGTCATGGCGGCATTCCCTTCAGCCTCCGTCTTGATGAATCCCCCAATAAAGAAACGATCCGGGCCATGGAAGAAGTAAATACGGATACCGATCTAGTTGGCCCCTTCCATTCCGTAGAGGAACTCATGGAGGAACTCAATGCTTGA
- a CDS encoding type II toxin-antitoxin system mRNA interferase toxin, RelE/StbE family — translation MLDVYMRSQFKKDYKRMLQQKGCTAAQFKTVLDYLVNEKPLPEKYKDHALSNNWAGFRECHIRPDWLLIYKIEKERLVLTLTRTGSHSDLF, via the coding sequence ATGCTTGATGTCTACATGCGCAGTCAGTTCAAAAAAGACTACAAGCGTATGCTCCAGCAAAAAGGCTGTACTGCCGCCCAATTTAAGACCGTTCTTGATTATCTCGTAAATGAAAAGCCCCTGCCTGAAAAATACAAAGACCATGCGCTCTCAAATAATTGGGCAGGCTTCCGCGAATGTCACATCCGCCCGGACTGGCTACTCATTTACAAAATCGAAAAAGAACGCTTAGTGCTGACACTTACCCGAACTGGCAGCCATAGTGATTTATTTTGA
- a CDS encoding helix-turn-helix domain-containing protein, with protein sequence MKVLGIRRDIFYRQIGAKIAYYRTLYGMEQSQLADKIHISQSTLSRIERGKYGENISLAMLLDIAEGLEIDPSLLTTFTGLEKEMWSYKVF encoded by the coding sequence GTGAAGGTTTTGGGGATTCGTCGGGATATTTTCTATCGGCAGATCGGAGCAAAAATCGCATATTATCGCACATTGTACGGCATGGAGCAAAGCCAGCTGGCGGATAAGATACATATCAGTCAAAGCACCTTGAGTCGTATTGAACGGGGAAAGTATGGTGAGAACATATCGTTGGCGATGCTGCTGGACATTGCTGAGGGGCTGGAAATTGATCCGTCACTATTGACGACATTTACGGGGCTGGAGAAGGAGATGTGGAGTTACAAAGTTTTTTAA
- a CDS encoding helix-turn-helix domain-containing protein yields the protein MSIGYRLKTIRKALDLNQTDFGARINLSQTTIGQYEKETRPITERVISQLVAEYNINEEYLRHGTGEMLVSHRADLVSELAQKLQLSEREQQLLLAYSTFPAAQRAMVLDFARDLFKKMQESQEKEAGRSKQ from the coding sequence ATGAGCATCGGTTATCGCTTAAAGACAATCCGCAAGGCACTCGACCTGAACCAAACAGATTTCGGCGCCCGCATCAATCTGAGCCAGACAACCATCGGCCAATACGAAAAAGAAACACGTCCTATTACAGAACGTGTCATTTCCCAGCTTGTCGCTGAATATAATATCAATGAAGAATACCTGCGCCATGGCACAGGGGAGATGTTGGTAAGCCACCGTGCCGACCTGGTATCGGAACTGGCCCAAAAACTGCAGCTCTCCGAACGGGAACAGCAGCTTCTGCTTGCCTATTCCACCTTTCCTGCTGCGCAGCGCGCGATGGTACTCGATTTTGCCCGTGATTTATTCAAGAAAATGCAAGAGAGTCAGGAAAAAGAAGCTGGAAGGAGTAAACAATGA
- a CDS encoding HAD-IIB family hydrolase, whose product MMGQYTGKMIISDLDGTLIPRGGLISAENKAAVKAFVEEGGRFAIATGRTPEAAAGYVEGLPINAPSIFFNGAMLYDWQAKKVLKTMPLTTGSTGNRWVEFARQSLKDFPEACIEVYTADNCHIITPAENDDPRLPHEYYRYTHTELAKLEDTARTPWLKFFACDKHEHLEHYVALAEEMGTAPLANGFYSEDNYYEFVAKDVSKGSMLADIRAQLPGIEIIACGDYLNDNEMLAAADIAVAPQNAHAETKKAADYVGCSVEEHLLAWIVKGITEAKL is encoded by the coding sequence ATGATGGGGCAATATACAGGCAAAATGATTATTTCGGATCTGGATGGCACGCTGATTCCCCGTGGAGGACTGATTTCGGCGGAAAATAAGGCGGCGGTAAAGGCTTTCGTGGAGGAGGGCGGCCGCTTTGCCATTGCTACGGGGCGCACCCCGGAAGCGGCGGCAGGCTATGTGGAGGGGCTGCCCATCAATGCGCCGTCCATATTCTTCAATGGAGCCATGCTCTATGACTGGCAGGCGAAAAAAGTCCTTAAGACCATGCCGTTGACCACAGGCAGTACAGGCAATCGCTGGGTGGAATTTGCCCGTCAGAGTCTCAAAGACTTCCCTGAGGCCTGCATCGAGGTCTATACCGCCGATAACTGCCATATCATCACCCCGGCGGAAAACGACGATCCCCGGCTGCCCCATGAATACTATCGCTATACGCATACGGAGCTGGCCAAACTGGAAGACACGGCCAGGACGCCGTGGCTGAAGTTCTTTGCCTGTGACAAACACGAACATCTGGAACACTATGTGGCATTGGCAGAAGAAATGGGCACCGCTCCGCTGGCCAATGGCTTCTACTCCGAGGATAACTACTATGAGTTCGTGGCCAAAGATGTGTCCAAAGGTTCCATGCTGGCGGATATCCGTGCGCAGCTGCCGGGCATCGAGATCATTGCCTGTGGGGATTATCTCAACGACAACGAGATGCTGGCCGCAGCCGACATTGCGGTGGCTCCCCAAAATGCGCATGCCGAGACAAAAAAAGCAGCCGACTATGTCGGCTGCAGCGTGGAAGAACATCTGCTGGCATGGATTGTAAAGGGGATAACCGAAGCGAAATTGTAA
- a CDS encoding response regulator transcription factor gives MLKLVIVEDEEIIRRGLVCTIDWLKMGARVVGEAANGREALQVVHDQHPDVVLTDIKMPIMDGIALTEALQKEENPARFIYLTSYADFSYAQTALHLGVSDYLLKPVNEEELAAALAKIDAVSGTPQDEQIHWDEGLKAAYHTGNPYVQTALKRIEAGYQGRLSSEAIAAEMGISASYLSRKLKEETGQTFGSLLAQYRLQKAIELLQAGTWRVYEVAEQTGFGDYKNFTQVFKKYLHTTPKAFMQEITVGIKL, from the coding sequence CGGGGACTCGTGTGTACCATCGATTGGCTCAAGATGGGGGCAAGAGTCGTGGGTGAGGCGGCGAATGGACGGGAGGCTTTGCAGGTCGTCCATGACCAGCACCCCGATGTGGTGCTGACGGATATCAAGATGCCCATCATGGACGGCATTGCCCTGACCGAAGCCTTGCAGAAAGAGGAAAATCCTGCTCGGTTTATCTATCTGACCAGTTATGCGGATTTTTCCTATGCCCAGACGGCCCTGCATTTGGGCGTCAGCGATTACCTGCTGAAGCCGGTCAATGAAGAGGAACTAGCTGCGGCACTGGCCAAGATCGATGCCGTGTCGGGAACGCCCCAGGATGAGCAGATTCATTGGGACGAGGGCCTCAAAGCCGCTTACCATACGGGCAATCCCTATGTGCAGACGGCGCTCAAGCGCATAGAGGCAGGTTATCAGGGAAGACTCAGCAGCGAGGCCATTGCGGCGGAAATGGGCATTTCCGCGAGCTACCTCTCACGCAAACTGAAAGAAGAAACCGGCCAGACCTTTGGCAGCCTATTGGCGCAATATCGGCTGCAGAAGGCCATCGAACTCCTGCAGGCCGGCACCTGGCGGGTTTACGAGGTGGCCGAGCAGACCGGCTTTGGCGATTATAAGAATTTCACGCAGGTGTTCAAGAAATACCTGCATACCACGCCCAAGGCATTCATGCAGGAGATTACCGTGGGCATAAAATTGTAA